The following proteins are encoded in a genomic region of Cyclonatronum proteinivorum:
- a CDS encoding HAD family hydrolase, with amino-acid sequence MIKSIFWDFDGVLLDSNQIREKGFAEVLKEYSAAEVEQLLAFHQQNGGLSRYVKFRYFFENIRGETITVEEIQQWANRFSIIMRELLTDPTLQIQETLNYIKRNHAKIPMYIVSGSDQEELRFLCKAHGIETYFKRIHGSPTPKKDWVKSIIEEERLETDSCVLIGDSINDYEAAKDSKIGFLAFNNIELSKYSTYIINELA; translated from the coding sequence GTGATTAAATCAATTTTCTGGGACTTTGACGGAGTCCTTTTGGACTCCAATCAAATACGGGAAAAAGGCTTTGCTGAGGTTTTAAAAGAATACTCAGCTGCAGAAGTAGAGCAACTTCTTGCCTTTCATCAGCAAAACGGGGGATTGTCTCGATATGTCAAGTTCAGGTATTTCTTTGAAAATATTCGGGGAGAAACAATTACCGTTGAAGAAATACAGCAGTGGGCTAATCGCTTTTCGATTATTATGAGGGAGCTCCTTACAGATCCTACTCTACAGATACAGGAAACCTTGAATTATATTAAACGTAATCATGCAAAAATCCCAATGTATATAGTCTCTGGTTCTGATCAGGAAGAGCTCAGGTTTTTATGTAAAGCACATGGTATAGAAACATATTTCAAGCGCATACATGGTTCACCTACGCCCAAGAAAGATTGGGTAAAGTCAATCATTGAAGAGGAAAGATTAGAAACTGATAGCTGTGTGCTTATTGGTGACTCGATAAATGACTACGAAGCAGCTAAAGATAGTAAAATTGGCTTTCTAGCATTCAATAACATAGAGCTGAGTAAATACTCGACATACATAATTAATGAGTTAGCCTAA
- a CDS encoding acylneuraminate cytidylyltransferase family protein, whose translation METFLKDELTIIIPVREGSTRVKDKIYLEIEDGVSLLEWKVSEIFNYRKDLKVLISSNSENVKAIAKNLGVGYHERDPYLCTGHVASFSEVITGIVKDIGTKHFAWCTVVVPYMSKSMFQQCFEDYFNHVVNTDRHDSLVSVNLIKEYLWLDDKPLNYQADKNHTISQELPNIFKVTNGLYMRDKLSTIRDGYFLGAKPFKTILPKVAGIDIDEFEDYEFAKAMLPIYKERYK comes from the coding sequence ATGGAAACTTTTTTAAAAGATGAACTAACTATTATAATTCCAGTAAGAGAAGGAAGTACTAGAGTAAAAGATAAAATATATCTTGAAATAGAAGATGGAGTATCGTTGCTTGAGTGGAAAGTAAGTGAAATATTCAATTATAGAAAAGATTTGAAGGTTCTTATTAGTTCTAATTCAGAAAATGTAAAAGCTATTGCAAAGAATTTAGGAGTAGGGTATCATGAAAGAGACCCTTACCTATGTACTGGTCATGTTGCAAGCTTTTCTGAAGTCATTACCGGAATAGTAAAAGATATTGGTACAAAACACTTTGCGTGGTGCACCGTTGTAGTTCCTTACATGTCTAAGTCAATGTTCCAGCAATGCTTTGAAGATTACTTTAATCATGTTGTAAATACTGATAGACATGATAGCTTGGTTAGTGTAAACCTTATCAAAGAATATTTATGGTTAGATGATAAGCCTCTAAATTATCAAGCAGATAAAAATCATACCATTAGTCAAGAATTACCTAATATTTTTAAAGTGACTAACGGACTATATATGAGAGATAAGTTATCAACTATAAGAGATGGCTATTTCTTAGGAGCAAAACCATTCAAAACAATCCTACCAAAGGTAGCTGGTATTGATATTGATGAGTTCGAAGACTATGAATTCGCAAAAGCTATGCTACCAATTTATAAAGAGAGATATAAGTGA
- a CDS encoding HpcH/HpaI aldolase family protein — translation MIGIFSKTIDSNLVEAISYSGLDFMIFDQEHGTLDLTTIQNHVRATKMGGMTSVVRVAENNHNKIGSAFDSGADMVQVPNISSVEQAMKAIDAAKFFPNGNRGVCCYVKAANFGTTEKSIYLSNANSKQLILQVEGKGGMNCIDDILALKGFDVLFIGPYDLSQSLGYPGQVDHPKVVKAIEELAKKVKVSGKVLGTFVDSFDKIKVFKNKGFGYIAYSVDLNLFAGICEKIKKEY, via the coding sequence ATGATAGGAATATTTTCTAAAACAATTGATTCTAATTTAGTAGAGGCGATAAGTTATTCAGGCTTAGACTTTATGATATTTGATCAAGAACATGGTACGCTAGATTTAACTACCATTCAAAATCATGTAAGAGCAACCAAAATGGGAGGAATGACTTCGGTAGTCCGAGTTGCAGAAAACAATCATAACAAAATTGGTAGTGCTTTTGATTCGGGTGCCGACATGGTTCAAGTGCCCAACATAAGTTCTGTTGAGCAAGCCATGAAAGCTATTGATGCAGCCAAGTTTTTTCCTAATGGAAATAGAGGTGTTTGTTGCTACGTAAAAGCAGCTAATTTTGGAACAACAGAAAAATCAATCTATTTATCTAATGCTAATTCTAAGCAACTTATACTGCAAGTAGAAGGTAAAGGCGGAATGAATTGCATAGATGATATACTTGCTCTAAAAGGGTTTGATGTTTTATTTATTGGGCCTTATGATTTGTCACAATCTTTAGGTTACCCAGGTCAAGTGGATCATCCAAAAGTAGTTAAAGCGATTGAAGAATTAGCTAAAAAAGTAAAAGTATCAGGAAAAGTTTTAGGAACCTTTGTAGATAGTTTCGATAAAATAAAAGTCTTCAAAAATAAAGGTTTTGGATATATAGCTTACTCGGTTGATTTGAATCTTTTTGCAGGTATTTGCGAGAAAATAAAAAAGGAATATTGA
- a CDS encoding aldolase catalytic domain-containing protein, giving the protein MFNILDCTLRDGGYYTNWDFSKETVKTYFEAFNHLPVEYLEVGYRSNPMKGYLGEYFYCPVPVLQQIKSLSNKKLVIILNEKDVRAEDAEPLLKPIAGLVDMVRIAIDPKNFERAVVLAKEVKKLGFEVGFNVMYMSTWASQKEFLDNLPLAAGAADIFYMVDSFGGVYPQDVRDTIALVKSKVDIPLGFHGHNNMELGLINTLTAIEEGCAMVDATITGMGRGAGNLKTELLLTVLNAQGKLDFDFNALSRVVDVFTDLQKYYEWGTNLPYMVSGANSLPQKNVMEWVSKRYYSFNSIIRALNNTSKGQQDNFRLPLLDFKKEPVFKSALIVGGGPSPVEHSDAIELFLKNNPKIAVIHASSKNAMSFKNVPNQQYFCLVGNEGYRLESVFGYSVPKKGKCILPPYPRKMGTYIPDSMKDNAYELSKIRFTDQFTDSHTAIAFQTALEFGFKSLYIVGYDGYNGVISEKEQELFNENVQLFEAFKKNTEIELISLTRTSYKQLESQSIYSQI; this is encoded by the coding sequence ATGTTCAATATTCTTGATTGCACCTTACGAGACGGTGGCTACTACACCAACTGGGACTTTAGCAAAGAAACCGTCAAAACTTATTTCGAAGCGTTTAACCATTTGCCGGTTGAGTACTTGGAAGTGGGTTACCGATCAAATCCGATGAAAGGGTATCTTGGCGAGTATTTTTATTGCCCGGTACCTGTATTGCAGCAAATCAAATCTCTGAGCAATAAAAAGCTGGTTATTATCCTGAATGAGAAGGATGTAAGGGCTGAAGATGCTGAACCGCTGCTTAAGCCGATTGCCGGACTTGTGGATATGGTTCGGATTGCTATTGATCCTAAAAACTTTGAACGGGCGGTTGTGCTGGCCAAAGAAGTAAAGAAACTTGGTTTTGAAGTCGGGTTCAATGTGATGTATATGTCAACCTGGGCTTCGCAGAAAGAATTTCTGGACAATCTTCCCCTTGCAGCCGGAGCCGCCGATATTTTTTATATGGTTGATTCCTTTGGCGGGGTGTATCCGCAGGATGTTCGGGACACGATCGCGCTTGTGAAAAGCAAGGTTGACATCCCCCTCGGATTTCACGGACATAACAACATGGAGCTTGGGCTTATTAACACCCTTACGGCTATTGAGGAAGGCTGTGCCATGGTTGATGCGACGATTACCGGCATGGGCCGCGGCGCCGGTAACCTAAAGACCGAGCTTCTGCTCACCGTACTGAATGCACAGGGCAAACTCGATTTCGATTTTAATGCGCTGAGCCGGGTCGTAGATGTGTTTACCGATCTGCAAAAGTATTATGAGTGGGGAACCAACCTGCCTTACATGGTTTCAGGTGCCAACTCCCTGCCGCAGAAAAACGTGATGGAATGGGTGAGCAAGCGATATTACTCGTTCAACAGTATTATTAGGGCATTGAACAATACAAGCAAAGGGCAACAAGATAATTTCAGGTTACCATTGCTTGATTTTAAAAAAGAGCCGGTTTTTAAGTCAGCTTTAATTGTAGGTGGCGGTCCAAGTCCTGTTGAGCATTCAGATGCAATTGAGCTGTTTCTAAAAAATAACCCGAAAATTGCAGTGATTCACGCAAGTTCTAAGAATGCCATGTCTTTTAAAAATGTGCCTAATCAACAATACTTTTGTTTGGTAGGTAATGAAGGATATCGCTTAGAATCAGTATTTGGATATTCAGTACCTAAAAAGGGTAAATGTATTCTGCCGCCTTATCCAAGAAAAATGGGTACTTATATTCCTGATTCGATGAAAGATAATGCTTATGAGCTGAGCAAAATCAGGTTCACAGATCAATTTACGGATTCACATACTGCTATTGCATTTCAGACTGCATTAGAATTCGGGTTCAAAAGTTTATATATAGTAGGTTATGATGGATATAATGGTGTAATCAGTGAAAAGGAACAAGAATTGTTTAATGAAAATGTTCAACTTTTTGAAGCATTTAAGAAAAATACAGAAATTGAATTAATTAGTTTGACGAGAACGTCTTATAAACAATTAGAAAGTCAATCCATTTATTCACAAATTTAG
- a CDS encoding sugar-transfer associated ATP-grasp domain-containing protein, giving the protein MYLDKLDYFFDIANSSFKYSFNKHKKLKSSMEIYHDFIKWYMQFEEVDRTYFLRGNDVGGSNTIVFPTRMCVKIRNEYNNINSGRDYTIILRDKYLFAKYCAIHNIPTPKTYGLFKNNHLNWLEEPEIGTPLFVKENNGIGGSSLITGKYLGANKLMCNDITIDMFDLSINKTLLIQEKIHQIKTFQDINEHAVNTLKLTTTIVNGKVKTHFGFVRFGTSKSGIMDNLNNGSIFVPVNVASGELGEMGFYKFAYNDPNDIGYAITHPETSKEIVNFKVPYFTEAKKLVEKSHLCFSDVYSIGWDIAFTLSGPILIEANSAWDTSIGQVVAGSNIIEQIFPDNSEIKGFKNKYQYSLYNLK; this is encoded by the coding sequence ATGTATTTAGATAAATTAGATTATTTTTTTGATATTGCAAATTCTTCATTTAAATACTCGTTTAATAAGCATAAAAAATTAAAGAGTAGTATGGAGATATACCATGATTTTATTAAATGGTATATGCAATTTGAGGAAGTTGACAGAACATACTTTTTGCGAGGGAACGATGTTGGGGGCTCCAATACGATCGTATTTCCTACAAGAATGTGTGTTAAAATAAGAAACGAGTATAACAACATTAATTCAGGTAGAGATTACACAATAATTTTAAGAGACAAATACTTATTCGCAAAATATTGTGCGATACATAATATTCCAACACCAAAAACTTATGGACTTTTTAAAAATAATCATCTTAATTGGTTAGAGGAGCCTGAAATTGGAACACCCCTCTTTGTTAAAGAAAACAATGGAATAGGTGGTTCGAGCCTTATAACTGGAAAATATTTAGGTGCCAATAAATTAATGTGTAATGATATAACAATTGATATGTTTGATCTATCTATAAATAAGACTTTACTGATTCAAGAAAAAATACATCAAATAAAAACTTTTCAAGATATAAATGAGCATGCAGTAAATACGCTTAAACTTACAACAACAATCGTAAACGGCAAGGTTAAAACACATTTTGGATTTGTGCGATTTGGTACAAGTAAATCAGGTATTATGGATAATCTGAATAATGGCTCAATTTTTGTTCCAGTCAATGTTGCAAGTGGCGAATTAGGTGAAATGGGGTTTTATAAGTTTGCCTATAATGATCCTAATGATATAGGATACGCGATAACGCATCCAGAAACATCAAAAGAAATTGTAAACTTCAAAGTTCCATACTTTACTGAGGCAAAGAAACTTGTTGAAAAGTCACATCTTTGTTTCTCAGATGTTTATTCTATTGGGTGGGATATAGCCTTTACTTTAAGTGGTCCAATATTGATTGAAGCTAATTCTGCATGGGATACTTCTATAGGTCAAGTTGTAGCAGGAAGTAATATAATTGAACAAATATTTCCGGATAATTCCGAGATTAAAGGATTTAAGAATAAATACCAATATAGCTTGTATAATTTAAAATAG
- a CDS encoding sugar-transfer associated ATP-grasp domain-containing protein encodes MIKKSLIVIWNEIWLLIFKTPIYHPRFWEDERDKRTYIKGYGFFRKLNTMLSGFNSDKYILYQFNTNDKKLYLNDIRRRILSERISKKHFYIVHNKIVFEKYFQGVIPTAPKLAFIQRGKFQALKDENQILSKEDLIFVLKSGKELFLKPYDGGSGRGILRVSYSKGTFLVNKEPKVESELMHQIEKLNGYLVEEKFMQKGLSHDIYPDTLNTLRVFTLIDPENGKAFIAAAVHRFGTAKSVYADNWSQGGLSVYVDPETGVMGKGIQYPFDGKLKFVGKHPDTNNQFEGLKIKEWDKVRDVVLKGAEYVSFMPMLGWDVIISDGDIYILEANYNPDVNLLQVHKPLLENPRLKYFYLHHKVI; translated from the coding sequence ATGATAAAAAAATCCCTTATAGTTATATGGAATGAAATTTGGTTGCTCATTTTCAAGACACCTATTTATCATCCTCGATTTTGGGAAGATGAAAGAGATAAACGCACATATATAAAAGGCTATGGTTTCTTCAGGAAACTCAATACTATGTTATCCGGCTTTAATTCTGACAAATATATTTTATATCAGTTTAATACAAATGATAAGAAGCTATATTTAAATGACATTAGAAGAAGAATATTGTCGGAAAGAATTAGTAAAAAGCACTTCTACATTGTTCATAACAAAATTGTTTTTGAAAAATACTTCCAAGGGGTTATACCGACAGCACCAAAACTTGCATTCATACAGAGAGGCAAATTCCAGGCCCTAAAAGATGAAAATCAAATCCTGTCTAAAGAAGATTTGATCTTTGTTTTAAAAAGCGGAAAAGAATTATTTCTTAAGCCATACGATGGTGGTTCCGGCAGAGGTATACTTAGAGTATCATACTCTAAGGGTACTTTTCTTGTAAATAAAGAACCAAAAGTGGAATCTGAGTTAATGCATCAAATTGAGAAATTGAATGGTTATTTAGTGGAAGAAAAATTCATGCAAAAGGGTTTATCGCATGATATCTATCCTGATACTCTTAACACGCTACGCGTATTTACCTTAATTGACCCTGAAAATGGAAAAGCATTCATTGCAGCAGCAGTTCACAGATTTGGTACAGCCAAATCTGTATATGCTGATAATTGGAGCCAAGGCGGACTTTCTGTATATGTCGATCCCGAAACAGGAGTAATGGGCAAAGGGATACAATATCCTTTTGATGGAAAACTTAAATTTGTCGGTAAACACCCAGATACTAATAATCAGTTCGAAGGTTTGAAAATTAAGGAATGGGATAAAGTACGCGATGTAGTGTTGAAAGGGGCCGAATATGTATCCTTTATGCCTATGCTTGGGTGGGATGTAATAATCAGTGATGGGGATATATATATTTTAGAAGCGAATTATAATCCTGATGTGAATTTATTGCAGGTGCATAAGCCGTTGCTAGAAAACCCAAGACTAAAGTATTTTTATTTACATCATAAAGTAATATAA
- a CDS encoding ATP-grasp domain-containing protein — MNEHKKPIAIVLGGTNPHKALVENLKGRGYYTILLDYLTNPPAAEVADEHIQESTLDKEKVLEIAKDRRADLVIATCIDQANVTACYVAEKLGLPHPYAYETARVIANKIEMKEKLLEFQIPTAKFSVVSNTNISEISQKFNFPVVVKPADTGGSKGVRKVFNNQELQSAVEKALSVSNKKEVIVEEFTEGDNIDAVCFINKGVAQVIMLRKRFGIKDEAGAVLQYFHSLVPADISDSAKNRIQAIVQSIADKFNFYSTPIQLQLIVNGHNASVIEFAPRVGGGLSFKTTNMIYNFDILNATVDTFFKNEILLNVSETDKLFSEVNLYAKEAVIDRVEGFDRCLSEGLIKQSYIYKSKGDVVTSDMASRDRVGSFIVSGETIDELEGKIKKVVDLICIYDSSNKDRFNRELYNSLFA, encoded by the coding sequence TTGAACGAGCATAAAAAGCCGATAGCAATTGTTTTAGGGGGTACGAACCCACATAAAGCGCTTGTAGAAAATCTGAAAGGGCGCGGTTATTATACTATCCTGCTTGATTACTTGACAAACCCTCCCGCAGCGGAAGTTGCGGATGAGCATATACAGGAGAGTACGCTTGATAAAGAAAAAGTACTCGAAATTGCTAAAGATCGGAGAGCTGATCTTGTAATAGCGACATGTATCGATCAGGCGAATGTGACAGCGTGTTATGTAGCTGAAAAGTTAGGCTTGCCACATCCCTATGCTTATGAAACGGCAAGAGTAATTGCCAATAAAATTGAAATGAAGGAAAAACTTCTTGAGTTTCAAATCCCAACAGCAAAGTTTTCAGTAGTTTCAAATACCAATATCTCAGAAATATCTCAAAAATTTAATTTTCCTGTTGTGGTGAAACCTGCTGATACAGGTGGCTCGAAAGGTGTAAGAAAGGTATTTAATAATCAAGAATTGCAATCAGCCGTAGAGAAAGCTCTCTCTGTTAGCAATAAGAAAGAGGTTATCGTAGAAGAGTTTACTGAAGGAGATAATATTGATGCTGTATGTTTCATCAATAAAGGTGTTGCGCAAGTCATTATGCTTCGAAAGAGATTTGGGATAAAAGATGAAGCGGGTGCCGTTCTTCAATACTTCCATTCATTAGTTCCGGCTGATATTAGTGATTCCGCAAAAAATAGAATTCAGGCAATAGTACAGTCAATTGCAGACAAGTTTAATTTTTATAGCACACCCATTCAACTTCAGCTAATTGTGAACGGACATAATGCTTCGGTTATTGAATTTGCACCCAGAGTTGGTGGCGGTTTGAGTTTCAAAACAACCAACATGATATATAACTTTGATATTCTTAACGCAACGGTAGATACTTTTTTCAAGAATGAAATTTTATTAAATGTCAGTGAGACTGACAAGCTGTTTTCTGAAGTAAATCTTTACGCAAAAGAAGCTGTAATTGATAGAGTTGAGGGCTTTGATCGTTGTTTAAGTGAGGGTTTAATAAAGCAATCTTATATTTATAAGTCTAAAGGAGATGTGGTTACTTCTGATATGGCAAGTAGAGATCGTGTAGGTTCATTTATAGTCAGTGGAGAGACAATAGATGAACTTGAAGGCAAAATTAAAAAAGTGGTTGATTTAATTTGCATTTATGATAGCTCAAATAAAGATAGATTCAATAGAGAATTATACAATAGTTTATTTGCATGA
- a CDS encoding Ldh family oxidoreductase, with product MKIEVTKLFDICSIVLQKNGVPEEQAIIVADSIVYAHRTGKATHGATRLGIYVDKIQRGDMSANTRMDVVKDKGIVTVFDANHGFGQVAAKIAIDKAIDTSEIYGAGIAAVRHSNNFGTAAYFAQMAVDAGKIAVIYSNSAPAIAPWGGSKPLFGTNPMAYGFPTPEGIAPIILDMAVSQAARGKIRLAAKNGEKIPFGWALDPDGKPTDDPSIAILGSMIPIGEHKGSGLALIVDLLAGLLTGAGFAGSVKPLNTKNAYSNNGHLFMVIDPSFFMEQTQYDERVRYLVDQIKSEPKQGQLFLPGEHSFLNASNAFAEVDVSEKVYQEIITL from the coding sequence GTGAAAATAGAAGTCACCAAGTTATTCGATATCTGTTCTATCGTACTCCAAAAAAATGGAGTACCTGAAGAGCAGGCCATAATCGTGGCAGACAGTATTGTTTATGCGCACCGCACAGGCAAAGCTACACACGGTGCTACCCGTTTAGGAATTTATGTTGATAAAATTCAGCGGGGTGATATGTCAGCAAACACCCGTATGGATGTCGTAAAGGATAAAGGTATAGTTACGGTATTTGATGCTAATCATGGGTTTGGACAGGTCGCTGCCAAAATAGCTATAGACAAGGCGATTGACACTTCTGAAATATATGGCGCAGGAATTGCTGCTGTAAGGCATAGCAATAACTTTGGTACAGCAGCTTACTTTGCTCAAATGGCCGTTGATGCGGGTAAAATTGCTGTCATTTACTCTAATTCGGCACCGGCAATTGCGCCATGGGGAGGAAGTAAACCTTTGTTTGGTACAAATCCCATGGCCTACGGGTTTCCGACACCGGAAGGTATTGCTCCCATTATCTTAGATATGGCCGTTTCGCAAGCAGCACGTGGGAAAATCAGATTAGCTGCAAAGAATGGTGAGAAAATCCCCTTTGGATGGGCGTTAGACCCGGATGGGAAGCCAACGGATGACCCAAGTATAGCTATTTTAGGATCAATGATACCCATTGGTGAACATAAGGGTTCAGGGCTTGCTTTAATTGTGGATCTGTTGGCTGGCTTACTGACGGGTGCAGGTTTTGCAGGAAGTGTAAAGCCTCTGAATACGAAAAATGCGTATTCAAATAACGGGCATTTGTTTATGGTTATCGATCCGTCGTTTTTCATGGAACAAACCCAATATGATGAACGGGTACGGTATTTGGTGGATCAGATCAAGTCAGAGCCGAAACAAGGTCAGTTATTTCTGCCAGGGGAGCATTCTTTTCTAAATGCTTCAAATGCGTTTGCAGAAGTTGATGTTTCAGAAAAAGTTTATCAGGAAATTATCACGTTATAA
- a CDS encoding peptidase, with protein sequence MKSKAFLSQLGLPAGDAYHLPDSTKRFEDGGQYRFEVPGIQGPGAMKALLSEVERLELSIHRVTQTKGIMLLSDQEITDMVGLAIDGKTELVLAIGPRATTDTSASVNTPEGQRMGYRLRGQDQIVRAMEEVYRAVELGCTSFLIYDEGSLWIFNEMRKHGEIPAHCHFKVSAHTGHGNPCSAKLLESIGASSFNPVRDIQLQMMAALRQTIDIPLDLHTENPASTGGFIRHYEVPEMIRVAAPIYLKTGGSVAKTHSWDTTADDAKKRAKQVSLVKRMIDAYYPEAVASPK encoded by the coding sequence ATGAAATCTAAAGCTTTTTTATCCCAATTGGGACTTCCAGCGGGCGATGCCTACCATTTGCCGGATTCAACCAAACGTTTTGAAGATGGTGGACAGTATCGTTTTGAAGTGCCTGGCATTCAGGGTCCCGGTGCGATGAAGGCCCTGCTTTCCGAGGTTGAACGCCTTGAACTAAGCATACACAGGGTCACTCAGACGAAGGGGATAATGCTACTTTCCGATCAGGAAATAACAGATATGGTGGGTTTAGCTATAGACGGGAAGACCGAACTCGTTCTCGCTATCGGACCTCGTGCAACAACCGACACAAGTGCTTCCGTAAATACCCCTGAAGGGCAGCGCATGGGTTACCGGCTTCGTGGTCAGGATCAGATTGTAAGGGCTATGGAAGAAGTGTATCGTGCCGTTGAGTTGGGCTGTACCTCGTTTCTGATTTATGATGAAGGATCGTTGTGGATATTTAATGAAATGCGGAAGCATGGAGAAATACCTGCACATTGCCATTTTAAAGTATCGGCCCATACCGGTCATGGCAATCCTTGTTCTGCTAAGTTACTTGAAAGTATTGGCGCGAGCTCCTTTAATCCGGTACGTGATATTCAGCTGCAAATGATGGCTGCACTTCGGCAGACCATAGATATTCCGTTGGATCTGCACACCGAAAACCCGGCATCTACCGGCGGATTCATTCGCCATTATGAAGTACCTGAAATGATACGGGTTGCTGCGCCTATTTATTTGAAAACGGGCGGATCAGTGGCTAAAACGCACAGCTGGGACACCACCGCAGATGACGCCAAAAAACGCGCAAAGCAGGTAAGTCTGGTAAAGCGGATGATTGATGCGTACTACCCGGAAGCTGTTGCTTCACCTAAATAA
- a CDS encoding MmgE/PrpD family protein, with amino-acid sequence MLLTEALINRLAFLIQRETTLDDKQQVRRCLVDYLGVTFAGSKTLKDKATLYADFIDSDGAYSVIGYSKKNNLATASFLNGLFAHVAELDDGDRYGMFHPGAPLFSALLPLMQRFEVSTKDFEKAVICGYEASMLIARTLQPFIKEKGFHGTGIAGTIGAAISCSVALNANKEELKSSLSAACTSAAGLLKVIKGKSQMKPLNVAYAAQNGLQAALLAKSGFSGSYDVLDGKLGFFHAFSDQLNMDVLLDASKTDDALIHSIYVKPFAACRHCHAPIEAAINIANNTGFASDAIDSVEVETYSWAITGHDHTEIKGMNSAKMSIPYSVAAALLHKSGDIEIYDNPYLTNDTVLALTKKVNVIENSEMTRKAPGERGARVKIKVKAEEMSFFVALPKGEPENPVTDSELVQKTSSLCAFAGLQDSQIQQVVSLMDSKQLDSEVLKNVLYSL; translated from the coding sequence ATGCTTTTGACAGAAGCTCTTATTAACCGTTTGGCGTTTCTAATTCAACGAGAAACGACACTTGATGATAAACAACAGGTTCGCCGATGTTTGGTTGACTATCTCGGCGTTACATTTGCCGGCTCGAAAACGCTAAAAGATAAGGCAACTTTGTATGCTGACTTCATTGATTCAGATGGTGCGTATTCAGTAATTGGATATTCTAAAAAAAACAACCTTGCTACTGCTTCATTTTTGAATGGTTTATTCGCACATGTAGCCGAGTTGGACGATGGTGATCGTTATGGAATGTTCCACCCGGGTGCGCCTCTGTTTTCTGCGCTTCTACCATTAATGCAACGATTTGAAGTTTCAACAAAAGACTTTGAAAAGGCAGTGATTTGCGGATACGAAGCATCGATGCTTATTGCCAGAACACTCCAACCTTTTATTAAGGAAAAAGGTTTTCATGGAACCGGAATTGCAGGGACCATTGGAGCGGCTATAAGTTGTTCGGTGGCTTTAAATGCTAATAAAGAGGAGCTTAAATCATCATTATCTGCGGCTTGTACTTCTGCTGCCGGATTGCTGAAAGTCATCAAAGGGAAGTCTCAAATGAAACCGTTGAATGTTGCGTATGCTGCACAAAACGGTTTACAAGCAGCTCTACTTGCTAAATCCGGGTTTAGTGGCTCTTATGATGTGCTTGATGGAAAACTTGGTTTTTTTCATGCATTTTCAGATCAACTTAACATGGATGTTTTGTTGGATGCATCAAAAACCGATGATGCCCTAATACATTCTATTTATGTAAAGCCCTTTGCGGCTTGCCGGCACTGCCACGCACCGATTGAAGCAGCAATAAACATAGCAAATAACACCGGTTTTGCCAGTGATGCTATTGATTCTGTAGAAGTAGAAACCTATAGCTGGGCTATAACGGGGCATGATCATACCGAAATAAAGGGTATGAATTCTGCTAAAATGAGCATTCCCTACAGCGTAGCCGCTGCATTACTTCATAAAAGTGGCGATATTGAAATATATGATAACCCTTACCTGACGAATGATACTGTTTTAGCGTTAACGAAAAAGGTGAACGTTATTGAAAATAGTGAGATGACAAGGAAGGCTCCGGGAGAAAGAGGGGCGAGGGTTAAGATTAAGGTTAAGGCTGAGGAGATGAGTTTTTTCGTGGCTCTGCCGAAGGGAGAACCGGAGAATCCGGTTACAGATAGTGAACTCGTTCAGAAAACAAGCAGTTTGTGTGCGTTTGCCGGTTTGCAGGATTCACAAATTCAGCAAGTGGTTTCCTTAATGGATAGCAAACAACTGGATAGCGAAGTTCTGAAAAACGTGTTGTATTCTTTATAA